The Thermodesulfobacteriota bacterium genomic sequence CCCGGTTATCGAGGATTTTGATATAAAGATTGAGTGATGCTCGGCCACCAAGACACTAAGACACAAGGAAAAGAAAAAATATTTGTTTTAGAAATAGACAAAAGTGTTTCTTCTACTTTTTGTATTCTAATTTCTACTTCGTGTCTTGGTGCCTTTGTGGCAAAATATAAGCATAGGTAACGAGGTTAAAAATGCCTAACTTTGCTATAATCGTCTTTCCCGGCTCGAATTGCGACCATGACTGTTACCACGTGCTAAAACACGTTTTCGGACAGGAATGTGAATTCGTATGGCACGAGGAAACGGATTTGAATGGATTCGACTGTGTAATCCTGCCCGGCGGTTTTTCCTATGGTGATTACCTTCGAACCGGGGCCATCGCCAGGTTCTCCCCGGTCATGAAAGCAGTAGAAAAATTCGCTAGGAACGGCAAGCCTATTCTGGGTATCTGTAACGGCTTTCAGGTCTTGGTCGAGGCGGGACTTCTTCCCGGCGCGCTTATTAAGAATTCCTCCCTCCGGTTTGTCTGCAAATGGGTTAATATTCGTGTAGAAAACATAAACACGCCCTTTACCCACCGGATGAAGAAAGGACAATTGCTCAGAATTCCCATCGCTCATGGTGAAGGAAACTATTTCGCAAACCCACTCGACATCATAAAACTCAACGAGAATTCCCAGGTGGTGTTCAGATATTGTGATGAGAAAGGGGAAATCACCCTGGAATCGAACCCAAACGGGTCGTCCGACAACATAGCGGGCCTATGCAACTCCGGGGGGAACGTACTTGGCTTGATGCCGCACCCGGAAAGATGCTGTGAGGATATAGTGGGGGGAGAAGACGGGAAGGCCGTATTCGAGTCGTTAATTTCCTGGCTAGATAAAACCGTTT encodes the following:
- the purQ gene encoding phosphoribosylformylglycinamidine synthase subunit PurQ, with the protein product MPNFAIIVFPGSNCDHDCYHVLKHVFGQECEFVWHEETDLNGFDCVILPGGFSYGDYLRTGAIARFSPVMKAVEKFARNGKPILGICNGFQVLVEAGLLPGALIKNSSLRFVCKWVNIRVENINTPFTHRMKKGQLLRIPIAHGEGNYFANPLDIIKLNENSQVVFRYCDEKGEITLESNPNGSSDNIAGLCNSGGNVLGLMPHPERCCEDIVGGEDGKAVFESLISWLDKTVSKQEVKTFG